The Shewanella pealeana ATCC 700345 genome contains the following window.
GAACGTAGAATCACTATGCTCTTCACTCGTTGCCTTGTCTCAGTGCCGCTAAATTCTCGCTGAGCGACCAAATCTTTATACTAATTGGTATAAAGATCACTACAGCGCTAGCCACAAGGCTAGCATTTTAGTTTGCGAGAAATAAACACTAAAGCTTGCTCTTCTGCTTAACCATCACAACCGCGAAGAAACCCGTAGCCAATTGAAAAATCACCCGAAAAAGGTCAGTAGTAGGCAGAAGAAGTACCTGTAGCAGCACCTGAATATAAGCAAAACGATAGCCACAAGACTATCGTTTTACCTTGCAGCCAAGACGAACTAAAGCTTGCTCAGCTCCTTATACTTGGCCAATTTGTTAGTGTACTTATTTTGATAAAAAGGGTGATCGGTAATATCTAGCGCCAAAGCCTGATATTTTATTGCCAACTCTATTTCTCCCTGCTTCGCGTAGGCGTTAGCAACCGCATCATAGGCTGTATAAGCTTTGGCATCGTCACTAATCGCAACCTTGTACACCTCGACAGCCTTACTTGGCTCAGTTTCAAGATAGGAATCACCTAGCTTAATCAATGAGCTGGTTGCGGGCACTTTAAAGCCGTACTTCTGCTCAGATAAAAATTGATAGTGCGCCAAAATAGCTTGCGGGCCTTGCTTAGCAATCTCTGAGTCTGCGGCTAACACTCGATGATAATCATCGAACAGCGCTTCAATAGCATAAGCCGCTGCCAGTACAGGTTGAGTCATATAGTAACTGCCATCGAAACGCTTTATCTGGTAGTCCAGAGTCTGATTGGCATTAGCTTTTACAATGGACTCCACCTGGGCAAACGACGCGAGTTGTCGCTGTTCAAAGCCACTGTCGCTGGTACTCATAAATAAGAATCGCGGCTTGCCCTGCATGGCTGCGAGCTTTTTAGGGGCATCTTTAATCACATAAG
Protein-coding sequences here:
- a CDS encoding alpha/beta hydrolase-fold protein, whose protein sequence is MIRTHVMTYLVLSLALSLSLGLVSSHASAKEADAKAATKAKVMGLTLESLTITSDSIETAEFKVTLPASYGKKPNKSYVVLFDFHPRSQALLAGMHDWMSHNGDWPWLETIIVTAPDGHQGLGELKTLAIEKPGNQQLLDYLEQDLLPAIDKTYRTNGFRILNGFTGNAGLGLYTLINRPSLFNAYFVASPVLSKDFAYVIKDAPKKLAAMQGKPRFLFMSTSDSGFEQRQLASFAQVESIVKANANQTLDYQIKRFDGSYYMTQPVLAAAYAIEALFDDYHRVLAADSEIAKQGPQAILAHYQFLSEQKYGFKVPATSSLIKLGDSYLETEPSKAVEVYKVAISDDAKAYTAYDAVANAYAKQGEIELAIKYQALALDITDHPFYQNKYTNKLAKYKELSKL